A stretch of DNA from Rhodothermia bacterium:
CCGCTATCATGGCCTTTATGCCCGGTTGCGCCTGTTTTGCCTTGATCCCAAACGTGCTGATTGGCTGCCTTGGTGAGTCCTTGCGCCAGTGCTAAAGGGGGAAGCGGGGGCTGTGCCAAAAGTACCGATATGGCTTCTTTAACCGCCTTTGCGCCCTCGGTGGTTACAATTCGAGGCTGGTTTGGCAAACTTAAAATTGTACCGTGATAATGCGGCATCCAAGATTGAAGTTTGTGCGCATACAGCGCCGGATTTCTGCGAAGTTGATTGATTTCTGCCAAAAGCGTTGTCTCAAAGGTCGTATTGGGCATGGTGGGCGTGGAGTATGGCCTCAGCACATTGCATTGGGCGAAAAAAAATGCCCATAAAATTGTGCTCTTACGCCATTTTATATACACATTTTTATGTAACATGTTTTGGGGATCAAAACAAGGTCAAAAAAACACTTAAACAAATTGTTAAGATATTGAGAAAGCCTTAAATAACTTCTATCTTCCAAGTATAAAACAAAACCAAGTCTGGTTTCTGTATAACATCTGTAAACATAAACACTTATTTATAAGGGAGGACGCAAATGTCAGTTCAAGCAAAATACCAAGAGGTACTCGATTTGGGTGCTGCATTCCAAGCAACAGAGGGCAAAGTTGAAGAAGCCAATGGTGTTCTCAAAGTTTGGGGAACCGTTAAAACCCAAGGCCAAAAAGACGCTCTTTGGGACAAAATTAAAGCCATTGGTGGCCAAGCACCCGGCGACATTCAGGCAGACATCAAAGTATCTGGAGAAAGCCTTTCTCACGAAGTTGTTTCCGGCGATACATTGGGTAAAATTGCCAAGACCTATTTGGGCAGTGCTGCAAAGTACAAAGAAATTGCTGAATTCAACAATATCTCGAACCCAGACCTCATCAAAGTTGGTCAAGTGATTCGGATTCCCTAAGTTGACCAAGCGTTTGCTTTATCGCCTTCCGTGCAAGTTTCGGGAGGCATTTTTTTTGCCTCCATTTAGGGCACGGAGGTTAACCCATGTGCGTTTCGGTTTAATCAAACGTGTGTTATGGGGTTAAT
This window harbors:
- a CDS encoding CAP domain-containing protein, which codes for MLHKNVYIKWRKSTILWAFFFAQCNVLRPYSTPTMPNTTFETTLLAEINQLRRNPALYAHKLQSWMPHYHGTILSLPNQPRIVTTEGAKAVKEAISVLLAQPPLPPLALAQGLTKAANQHVWDQGKTGATGHKGHDSGHVWNRAERFGTWSGEIGENIAYGQNDVEGFVLQWLVDDGVADRGHRVALLGTQWQYMGAAIGPHPRYKQMCVLTLAVSYRSF
- a CDS encoding LysM peptidoglycan-binding domain-containing protein codes for the protein MSVQAKYQEVLDLGAAFQATEGKVEEANGVLKVWGTVKTQGQKDALWDKIKAIGGQAPGDIQADIKVSGESLSHEVVSGDTLGKIAKTYLGSAAKYKEIAEFNNISNPDLIKVGQVIRIP